The Agrococcus sp. SGAir0287 DNA window TGATGGTCGCCATCACAGCACCTCCGGCGCGAGCGAGACGATCTTCATGAATCGCTTGTCGCGCAGCTCACGGCCGACCGGTCCGAAGATGCGGGTGCCACGGGGGTCACCGTCGTTCTTCAGGATCACGGCGGCGTTCTCGTCGAACTTGATGTAGGAGCCGTCGGGACGACGGGTCTCCTTCACCGTGCGGACGATGACGGCCTTGACCACATCGCCCTTCTTCACGTTGCCGCCCGGGATGGCGTCCTTGACCGTGGCGACGATGGTGTCGCCCAGGCCCGCGTAGCGACGGCCGGAGCCGCCGAGCACGCGGATGGTCAGGAGCTCCTTGGCCCCGGTGTTGTCGGCGACCTTGACGCGGGATTCCTGCTGCAGCATCTCTGTCTCCCCTGGCCTACTTGGCCTTCTCGAGGATCTCCACCAGACGCCAGCGCTTGGTGGCGCTCGTCGGGCGGGTCTCCGCGATCAGGACGCGGTCGCCGATGCCGGCGCTGTTCTGCTCGTCGTGGGCCTTGACCTTCGACGACGTGCGGATGACCTTGCCGTAGAGGGGGTGCTTCACGCGATCCTCGACCTCGACGACGATGGTCTTCTCCATCTTGTCGCTCACGACGTAGCCCTGGCGCGACTTGCGGTAGCCGCGCTGGACCGTGTCGGCTGCCTGTGCCTGCTCGGCCATCAGCTCTCCTCGACCTTCTCGGCCTCGGCGGCCTTCTTGGACTTCTTCTTGTCCGCGGCCTTCTCCACCGGCGCCGGCGAGGCGCTGATCCCGAGCTCGCGCTCGCGGATGACGGTGTAGAGGCGCGCGATGTCGCGCTTCACGGCGCGCACGCGGCCGTGGCTCTCGAGCTGGCCGGTCGCCGCCTGGAAGCGCAGGTTGAACAGCTCCTCCTTGGCGCGCTTCAGCTCGGCGACGAGACGCTCGTCGTCGAACGTGGCGAGCTCGACGGGCATGAGCTCCTTCGTTCCGATCGCCATTATGCGTCAGCCTCCTCGCGGGTGATGATGCGTGCCTTGAGCGGCAGCTTGTGGATCGCGCGGGTCATGGCCTCGCGAGCCAGCTCCTCGTTGACGCCGGCGACCTCGAAGAGGACGCGACCCGGCTTCACGTTCGCGACCCACCACTCGGGCGAGCCCTTGCCGGAGCCCATTCGGGTCTCGGCGGGCTTCTTGGTGAGCGGACGGTCGGGGTAGATGTTGATCCACACCTTGCCGCCACGCTTGATGTGACGCGTCATGGCGATGCGAGCGGACTCGATCTGACGGTTGGTCACGTACGCGGGCGTGAGGGCCTGGATGCCGAACTCGCCGAAGTTGACCTTCGTGCCGCCGGTGGCCTGGCCCGAGCGCTTCGGGTGGTGCTGCTTGCGGTGCTTGACGCGACGGGGGATCAGCATGATCAGCCCTCCGATCCGGCGTTCGAGTCGCGGCGGGGGCCACGACGCTCGGGACGCGACGACTTCTGGTTCGCCTGCTCGCGGGCGAGCTCGCGGTTGGTGATGTCGCCCTTGTAGATCCACACCTTCACGCCGATGCGACCGAACGTCGTCCGGGCCTCGTAGAAGCCGTAGTCGATGTTGGCGCGCAGCGTGTGCAGGGGCACGCGGCCCTCGCGGTAGAACTCCGAGCGGCTCATCTCGGCGCCGCCGAGACGGCCCGACACCTGGATGCGGACACCCTTGGCGCCGGCGCGCTGGGCGCCCTGGAGGCCCTTGCGCATCGCACGACGGAACGCGACGCGAGCGCTGAGCTGCTCCGCGATGCCCTGGGCGACGAGCTGCGCCTCGGCCTCGGGGTTCTTCACCTCGAGGATGTTCAGCTGGATCTGCTTCGACGTGAGCTTCTCGAGCTCGGCGCGGATGCGCTCGGCCTCCGCACCGCGGCGACCGATGACGATGCCGGGGCGAGCCGTGTGGATGTCCACGCGGACGCGGTCGCGGGTGCGCTCGATCTCGATGCGCGCGACGCCGGCCCGGTCGAGGCTCTTCTTGAGCATCTCGCGGATCTTGACGTCCTCCGCCACGTAGTCGGCGTAGCGCTGACCGGGCTTCGACGAGTCGGCGAACCAGCGCGACACGTGGTCGGTGGTGATGCCGAGGCGGAACCCGTACGGGTTGACCTTCTGTCCCATTGCTTCCTAGACCTCCGTCTCGGGCGTGGCCAGCACGACGGTGATGTGGCTCGTGCGCTTGTTGATGCGGAAGGCACGACCCTGCGCACGCGGACGGAACCGCTTGAGCGTGGTGCCCTCGTCGACGAACGCGCGGGACACGTACAGGTCCTGCTCGTCGAGGTACTCGTTCTGCGCGTCGGCCTTCACGCGTGCGTTCGCCATGGCCGAGGCCACGAGCTTGCGCACGGGCTCGGCGGCGCTCTGCGGCGCGAACGTGAGGATGGCCATGGCCTCCTCGGCCTGCTTGCCGCGGATGAGGTCCACGACGCGTCGGGCCTTCTGCGGGGTGATGCGGATGTGCCGCACCCGAGCGATCGACTCGATCATCTCTTCCTCCTGTCAGCGTCGCCGCGTCAGCGGCGACGGCCCTTCTTGTCGTCCTTCACGTGGCCGCGGAAGGTCCGCGTCGGCGCGAACTCGCCGAGCTTGTGACCGACCATCGACTCGGTGACGAACACCGGGATGTGCTTGCGGCCGTCGTGGACCGCGATGGTGTGACCCAGCATCGCGGGCACGATCATCGAGCGGCGCGACCAGGTACGGATGACGTTCTTGCTGCCGGCCTCGTTCTGACGGACCACCTTCTGGAACAGGTGGTCGTCGACGAACGGGCCCTTCTTCAGGCTGCGAGGCATCTTGGATTACTTCCGCTTCTTGTTCGTGGACCGGCGACGGACGATGAGCTTGTCGCTCTCCTTGTTGGGGCGACGGGTGCGGCCCTCCGGCTTGCCCCACGGGCTCACCGGGTGACGGCCACCGCTCGTCTTGCCCTCGCCACCACCGTGCGGGTGGTCGACCGGGTTCATCGCCACGCCGCGGACGGTCGGGCGGATGCCCTTCCAGCGGTTGCGGCCGGCCTTGCCCCAGTTGATGTTCGACTGCTCGGCGTTGCCGACCTCGCCGACGGTCGCGCGGCAGCGCGCGTCGACGTTGCGGATCTCGCCCGAGGGCAGACGCAGCTGCGCGTAGGGGCCGTCCTTGGCGACGAGTCGCACCGACGCACCGGCCGAGCGCGCCATCTTCGCGCCGCCGCCGGGGCGGAGCTCGATGGCGTGGATGACCGTTCCCGTGGGGATGTTGCGCAGCGGCAGGTTGTTGCCCGGCTTGATGTCCGCGCCGGCACCCGACTCCACGACGTCGCCCTGCGAGAGCTTGTTCGGGGCCAGGATGTAGCGCTTCGTGCCGTCCTCGAAGTGCAGCAGCGCGATGCGCGCCGTGCGGTTGGGGTCGTACTCGATGTGCGCGACGCGGGCGTTCACGCCGTCCTTGTCGTTGCGACGGAAGTCGATGACGCGGTACTGGCGCTTGTGGCCACCGCCGATGTGGCGGGTGGTGATGCGACCGGTGTTGTTGCGACCGCCCGTCTTGGGCAGCGGACGGAGCAGCGACTTCTCAGGGGTCGAGCGCGTGATCTCCGCGAAGTCGGCGACCGACGAGCCACGACGACCCGGGGTCGTCGGCTTGTACTTGCGAATAGCCATGTGTGTGGTCCTCTACCCTCAGCCGACAGCCGTGAAGATGTCGATCGAGCCGGAGCGGAGCGTGACGATGGCACGCTTCGTGTCCTTGCGCTTGCCCATGCCGAAGCGGGTGCGGCGCGTCTTGCCCTGGCGGTTGAGCGTGTTCACGCGCTCGACCTTGACGCCGAAGATCTTCTCGATGGCGAGACGGATCTCGGTCTTCGAGGCGCGCGGGTCGACCTCGAACGTGTAGCTGCCGCGGTCGATGAGCGAGTAGCTCTTCTCCGAGACGATCGGACGCAGGATGACGTCGCGCGGGTCCTTCTGGATGCTCATCGGTCCTACTCCTTCTCTGCCTCGGCGGCGTCGTCGGCCTTCGCCGACTTCGCCTTCGGCGCCTTCTTGGCGGGGGCGGCCTCGGCGGTCTCGTCGGCGTCGGCCTTCGCGGCCTTGGCCTTCGGCGCCTTCGTGGCGGGCTCGGCGACGGCGGTCTCGTCGGCGTCGGCCTTCGCGGCCTTCGCCTTCGGCGCCTTCTTCGCGGCCTCGACCTCGACGGTCTCGCCCGTGCGCGCCTCGACGAAGCCCTGGTAGGCGGCCTTCGTGAAGACGATGTCGTCGCTCACGAGCACGTCGTACGCGTTCAGCTGGTCCCACGTGAGCACGTGGACGTTGCCGAGGTTGCGCACCGACAGCCACGACGACTCCTCGTCGCGGTGCAGCACGACCAGCACGTTCTTCGACGTCGCCACCGACGCGAGCAGCGCCACGGCCGTCTTCGTCGAGGGGACGTCGCCGGAGACGAGCGACTCCACGACGTGGAGACGGCCGCCACGAGCGCGGTCCGAGAGCGCGCCGCGGAGCGCGGCGGCGATCATCTTCTTGGGGGTGCGCTGCGAGTAGTCGCGCGGCGTCGGGCCGTGCACGACGCCACCGCCACGGTGCTCGGGCTGGCGGATCGAGCCCTGGCGCGAACGGCCGGTGCCCTTCTGCTTGAACGGCTTGCGACCGGCGCCGGAGACCTCGCCGCGGTTCTTCGTCTTGTGCGTGCCCTGGCGCGCGGCAGCGAGCTGCGCCACGACCACCTGGTGGATGAGGGGCACGTTCGTCTGGACGTCGAAGAGCGACTCGGGCAGCTCGAGCGAGCCGGCCTTCGCACCCTTGGCGTCGAGGACGTCGACCTTGTTCGCCATGATCAGGCTCCCTTCACGGCGTTGCGGACGAAGACGATGCGGCCGCGAGCACCGGGGACGGCGCCCTTGACGAGCAGCAGACCCTTCTCGGCGTCGACGGCGTGCACCGTGAGGTTCTGGACGGTGACGCGGTCGCCGCCCATGCGGCCGGCCATGCGCATGCCGCGGAAGACGCGCGAGGGCGTCGACGAGGCACCGATCGAGCCGGGCTTGCGGTGGTTGCGGTGCGCACCGTGCGATGCCGAGACGCCCGCGAAGTTGTGGCGCTTCATGACGCCGGCGAAGCCCTTGCCCTTGGACGTGCCCACGACGTCGACCTTCTGGCCGGCCTGGAACACGTCGACCGCGATCTCCTGGCCGAGCTCGTACTCGGAGGCGTTGGCGGTGCGGACCTCGGTGAGGTGGCGGCGCGGCGTCGTGCCGGCAGCCTTGAAGTGACCGGCCTTGGGCTGGTTCACCTTGCGGGGGTCGATCGAGCCGAACGCGATCTGGATCGCGTCGTAGCCGTCACGCTCGGGCGTGCGGATCTGCGTGACCACGTTGGGCGTGATCTCGACGACGGTGACGGGCACGAGCTTGTTCTGCTCGTCCCACACCTGCGTCATGCCGAGCTTCCGGCCCAGCAGACCCTGAGTCGTTGCGAGGGTGGACATGCGGTTCCTTAGAGCTTGATCTCGATGTTGACGTCGGCAGGGAGGTCGAGGCGCATGAGCGAGTCGACCGCCTTCGGCGTCGGGTCGACGATGTCGATGAGGCGCTTGTGCGTGCGCTTCTCGAAGTGCTCGCGGCTGTCCTTGTACTTGTGGGGCGAGCGGATGACCGCCACCACGTTCTTCTCGGTCGGCAGCGGCACGGGGCCCACCACCGTCGCGCCCGCACGGGTCACGGTGTCGACGATCTTCCGCGCCGACGAGTCGATGACCTCGTGGTCGTACGACTTCAGTCGGATGCGGATCTTCTGTCCCGCCATGGCTGTCCTTCTCTCATCGACGCGCAGCCGGCATCCCGGACCGCGCATTTGAGCACTGCTGTGCGCCCTGTTCTTCTGTCAACGCCCCGAGGGGCATGCCGATCCTCCGCAGGACATGCCTGCAGAGCTTCGGCGAAGTGATGTCGATCTGCACGCGGCCCAGGATCGTTCGTCCTGTGCACAGCCGAGCAGTGAGCCGCGATCGCGGCGTCTGCAACCTGACGATTCTCGCATGGGTGCGGGAGTGCGTGCAACCCGGGCGTGTCGCATCGGCCGCGAGGGGGCGTCGCGCTGTCCTGCGGCGTGCCGAGGGTGGGTGGGCGGCCGATGTGCGTGATCGGCGCGCGCCGGGGGTCGACGCGCTGCGACGGCAGCGGAGCGGGGGGCGGCGGGCGCGCGCCTCGCTGCGTTCGTGGGGCGGGCGGATCGGCGTCCTGGCCCGGCCGCCGCGCGGCGAGCCACCGTCCTCGTCGTGCGGGTCGCTGCGCTCCCCGCAGGCACCGACCCGGTGGGGCGGGGCGTGCCCACCACGAGCCGCCGTCTCGCAGGAGCACCGGGTCTCGTGACGCGGAGGCGCTGCGCGCCTGCGCTCCTCGACCAGCTGGAGGTGCGACGACCCGATCTCGCGCCGAGGGGGACGCCCACCCCAGCTGGTCGAGGAGGCCCCGAGCGCCAGCGAGGAGCCGTCACGAGACCCGCGCCACCGACGAACGCCGCGCGAGCGACGCCCCGCGCGGCACGACGGGTCTCGTGACGCGGAGGCGCCGCGCGACTGCGCTCCTCGACCAGCTGGGTGTGCAGCTGGTCGAGGAGGCCCCGAGCGACGGCGAGGAGTTGTCACGAGGCCCGAGCCACCGCAGGACGGCTGCGCCCCGAGTCGTCAAGCCAGGCGGCGGGTCTCGTGACGCGTGCCCGCCTCGGCGCGGATCGGTATCGTCGCCGCATGCCCGAGGACGTCCGCCAGACCGCCCGTTCCAGCCGCGACGCGATGCACGTCGACCCGCTGTGGCCACGGGCCGGCGGCTGGCCCGACCTCGGCGACGAGCCCGTGGACGCCGTGCTCGTCGGCCTCGGCACGCATGCGACGAGCATCTCGCCCACCGGCGCGCACGCGACGCCGCTCGCCGTGCGGGAGGCGCTCGCCCGCTTCGCGCCGCACGCCGCCGGCGCCGATCTCGACGCGCTGCGCGTCGCCGACGCGGGCGACGCCGCCGACCCCGATGGCGACGAGGACGCGGCGGCCGCCCTCGTCGAGCGCGCCGTCGCTCGCTCGCGGCTCGCGATCGTGCTCGGCGGCGACAACGCCGCCACCGTGCCCGCGGCGCTCGGTTCGTGGCGCGGCGTCGGGGTCGCGCCGGCGGGCGCCGGCCTCGTCACGCTCGACGCGCACCACGACCTGCGCGACGGACGATCGAACGGCTCCCCCGTGCGCCGCCTCGTCGAGGCGGGTCTCTCCGGTGCGCGGATCGTGCAGGTCGGCATCCAGGACTTCGCGAACTCGCGCGCGTACGCCGACCGGGCTGCCGACCTCGGCATCGCCGTCGAGACGCGCGCGGCGGTCGAGGAGGAGCCCGTCGCCGCGATCGTCGAGCGCGCGCTGACCATCGCGGGCGGCGTCTCCGGCCCCATCCACGTCGACGTCGACGTCGACGTCGTCGACCGGGCCGCGGCGCCGGGCTGCCCGGCATCGATGCCCGGCGGCATCTCCGCGTGGCGGCTGCGCGCCCTCGTCCGCGCCCTCGCTCGCGACCCGCGCGTCCGCTCCCTCGACCTCACCGAGGTGGACGCGACGGCCGACGCCGCCGACGGCCGCACGGTGCGGCTCGCGGCGCTCTGCGTGCTCGAGGCCCTCGCGGGCCTCGCCGAGCGCGAGCGGTAGGCGGCGCGTCCCCCTCGTTCGCACGCCTCCCCGATCAGCCGGTCGAGGAGCGCGCGAGCCGCCAGGCGAGCACGCGTCACGAGACCGCGCGACGGCACCTCCCGCCCAGCCATGCGCGCGGTCGCGTCGAGCGGGCATCTCGCGTGGTCTCGTGACGGCTGCAGCCTTCGGCTGCGGCCTCCTCGACAAGCTGGCGGGTGCAGGACGATGCGCGTGACCCTTTCGAGGCTCGCTGCGCTCGCACCTCAAGGGGTGCTGTGACCACCCCCACGCAGCCGGTCGAGGAGCGCGCGAGCCGCCCGGCGAGCACGCGTCACGAGACCACGCGACGGCACCTCCCGCCCAGCCATGCGCGCGGTCGCGTCGAGCGGGCATCTCGCGTGGTCTCGTGACGGCTGCAGCCTTCGGCTGCGGCCTCCTCGACCAGCTGGTGGGTGCGCGACGATGCGCGTGACCCTTTCGAGGCTCGCTTCGCTCGCACCTCAAGGGCCGGATCTTGGAGCCACCCCGATCAGCCGGTCGAGGAGCGCGCGAGCCGCCAGGCGAGTACGCGTCACGAGACCGCGCGACGGCACCTCCCGCCCAGCCATGCGCGCGGTCGCGTCGAGCGGGCATCTCGCGTGGTCTCGTGACGGCTGCAGCCTTCGGCTGCGGCCTCCTCGACCAGCTGGTGGGGGAGGCACATCGATGGGCGTGACCCTTTCGAGGCTCGCTGCGCTCGCACCTCAAGGGCCGGTCGTACGACAGTCGTCCCCGAGCAGCCGATGATGGTACGGCCGAGGACCGTCACACCACCCGCTCGCCCGCCCTCCAGACCGCGTGGGTGAGCGGCACGCCCGCGCGATAGGCGAGATGGGCCACCGATGGGGCGTCGAGCACGTGGAGGTCGGCGCGGGCGCCGACGCGGATGCGGCCGAGGTCCGGGCGCTCCGGCGCGGGCTCGTCGCGTCCGAGCGCGATCGCGCCGCCGAGCGTCGCGGCGCGCACCGCCTCCGTCACCGTGAGGCGCTGCTGCAGCACCGCCGTCGCGACGCAGAACGCCATCGAGGTCGTGTACGAGGTGCCCGGGTTCGCGTTCGTCGCGATCGCGATCGTCGCGCCCGCGTCGACGAGCGCTCGCGCCGGCGCGAGCGGCATGCGCGTCGACAGGTCGCACGCGGGCAGCAGCGTGGCGACCGTGCCGCGCGCCCCACCCGTCCACGACGCGGCGAGCATCGCGATCTCCTCGTCGGACACGAAGCCCACGTGGTCGACGCTGCGCGCGCCGAGCTCGACCGCGAGGCGGACGCCCGGCCCGGGGCCCAGCTGGTTGCCGTGCACGCGCAGCGCGAGCCCCGCATCCCTGCCCGCCTCGAGCACGCGGCGCGACCGCGCCTCGTCGAAGGCCCCGCGCTCGCAGAACACGTCGATCGCGTCGACGTGCGGCAGGACGGCGGCGAGCATCGGGCCGACGACCTCGTCGAGGTACGCGTCGGCGTCGCGCCCGTCGGGCACGAGGTGCGCGCCGAGGAACGTGACGGCGTCGGCGCGCGTCGCGGCGATGCGCGCCGACCGCGCCTCGTCGGCGACGGTGAGGCCGTAGCCCGTCTTCGTCTCGAACGCCGTCGTGCCGCCGCGCGCCATCTCCTCGACCAGGCGGTCGTAGCGCGCCTGCAGCTCGGCGTCCGTCGCCGCCCGCGTCGCCGCGACCGTCGTCGCGATGCCGCCCGCCGCGTAGGCCTCCCCCGCCATCCGCGCCTCGAACTCGGCGCCGCGGTCGCCCGCGAAGACGAGGTGCGTGTGCGCGTCGACCCAGCCGGGCAGCGCCGCACGACCGGCGACGTCGACGCGGTCGTCGGCGGCGGGCGCCGCCGACGACCGGCCCACCCACGCGACGACCTCGCCGTCGAGCACCACGGCGGCGTCGTCGAGGCGGCCGCCCGGATGCGCGTCGTCGTTCGTCGTGAGCTCCGCGATGCCCGTGACGAGGGTCGCGGGCATCAGGACTCCCGCATGGGGATGCGGATGCCGTGCTCGGCCGCGAAGGTCTCCGCCTCCTCGTAGCCGGCGTCCGCGTGGCGCAGCACGCCCATCGCCGGGTCGTTGCGCAGCACGGCCTCCAGCCGCTCCGCCGCCAGCTGCGTGCCGTCGGCGACCGTCACCTGCCCGGCGTGGATCGAGCGGCCGATGCCGACGCCGCCGCCGTGGTGGATCGAGACCCAGCTCGCGCCCGACGCCGTCGCCGTGAGCGCGTTGAGCAGCGGCCAGTCGGCGATCGCGTCGGAGCCGTCCTTCATCGCCTCCGTCTCGCGGTACGGGCTCGCGACCGATCCCGAGTCGAGGTGGTCGCGGCCGATGACGATCGGCGCGGACAGCTCGCCCGACGCCACCATCGCGTTGAAGCGGAGCCCCGCGAGGTGGCGCTGCTCGGCGCCGAGCCAGCAGATGCGGGCGGGCAGCCCCTGGAAGTGGATGCGCTCCCCCGCCATCTCGATCCAGCGGCGCAGGTGCGCGTCGTCGCCGAAGAGCTCGAGGATCGCCGCGTCCGTCCTCCGGATGTCCTCCGGGTCGCCCGAGAGCGCGACCCAGCGGAAGGGACCCTTGCCGTGCGCGAAGAGCGGCCGGATGTAGGCGGGCACGAAGCCTGGGAAGGCGAACGCGCGGTCGTAGCCGCCCAGCTGCGCCTCCGCACGGATCGAGTTGCCGTAGTCGAACACCTCGGCGCCGGCGTCCTGGAAGCCGACCATGGCCTCGACGTGGCGCGCCATCGCGGCGCGCGCCTGCGCGACGAAGGTCTCGGGGTCGCGCGTGCGCGCCGCATCCCAGTCCTCGAAGGCAACCTCGAGCGGCAGGTACGCGAGCGGGTCGTGCGCGCTCGTCTGGTCGGTCACGACGTCGATGGGGGCGCCCATCGCGAGCAGCGCCGGGAACGCCTCGGCGGCGTTGCCCAGGACGCCGATCGACAGGGCGCGGCCCTCGTCGCGCGCGCGGACCGCACGCTCGACGGCGTCCTCGACGGAGTCGGCGAGCTCGTCGAGGTAGCGGTGCTCGATGCGGCGCTGGATGCGGGACGCGTCGACCTCGACGCAGATCGCGACGCCGTCGTTCATGGTCACGGCGAGCGGCTGCGCACCGCCCATGCCGCCGAGCCCCGCCGTGAGCGTGATGGTGCCGGCGAGCGAATCGCGGCCGAGGGCGCGCGCGACGGCGCCGAACGTCTCGTACGTGCCCTGCAGGATGCCCTGCGTGCCGATGTAGATCCATGATCCGGCCGTCATCTGGCCGTACATCATCAGCCCCTCCGCCTCGAGCCTGCGGAACTCGGGCCACGTCGCCCAGTCGCCGACGAGGTTCGAGTTGGCGATGAGCACGCGCGGGGCGCGTTCGTGCGTGCGCAGCACGCCGACGGGCTTGCCCGACTGCACGAGCATCGTCTCGTCGTCCTCGAGCGTCTCGAGCGTGCGCACGATCGCGTCGTACGCCGCCCACGAGCGGGCCGCCTTGCCGGTGCCGCCGTAGACGACGAGCGCGTCGGGGTGCTCGGCGACCTCGGGGTCGAGGTTGTTCTGCAGCATCCGCAGCACGGCCTCCTGCTGCCACCCCTTCGTGTGCAGCTGCGTGCCGCGGTGCGCGCGCACGGGGCGCGGGCCGCTCGTTCCGGGACCGGTCATCGGTCGCTCCTTCCGTGAGCGTCGGCGGCTGCCGGCGCGAGGTCGTGGATGCGGGCGGCCTCGAGCACGGCGCCCGAGGCGACGAGGGATCGGACGGCCGCGACGTCGGGCGCGAGGAAGCGATCGGCGCCGGCGCCGGGCACGTGCTCGCGGATCGCCGCGATCACGGCGCCCGTGCGCTCGCCCGGTGCCGCGTCGCGCAGCTCGATGCCGCGCGCGGCCGTCATGAGCTCGATCGCGAGCACCTGCTCGAGGCCGTCGATCGCGCGACGCAGCTTCCGCGCAGCACCCCACCCCATCGACACGTGGTCCTCCTGCATGGCGCTCGAGGGGATGGAGTCGACGGATGCGGGCATCGCGAGCCGCTTGAGCTCGGAGACGATGCCCGCCTGCGTGTACTGGGCGATCATGAGGCCCGAGTCGACGCCGGGCTCGGCGGCGAGGAACGGCGGCAGGCCGTGGCTGCGCGCGGGGTCGAGGAAGCGGTCGGTGCGGCGCTCGCTCATGGAGGCGACGTCGGCGACGACGATCGCGAGGAAGTCGAGCACGGCCGCGACGGGCGCCCCGTGGAAGTTGCCGTTCGACACGATGCGACCGTCGAGCGTCACGACGGGGTTGTCGATGGCGGAGACGAGCTCGACCTCGGCGACGCGCGTCGCGTGGTCCGCGGTGTCGCGCGCCGTGCCGTGCACCTGCGGTGCGCAGCGCAGCGAGTAGGCGTCCTGCACGCGCGTGTCCTCGGGGCCGGCGTGGCTCGCGACGATGGGGCTGCCGGCGAGGAGCCCGCGGATGCGGGCGGCGCTCGCCGCCTGCCCGGCGTGCGGGCGCAGGGCCTGCAGGTCGGCGGCGAAGGGTGCGTCGGTGCCGAGCAGCCCCTCGACGCTCATCGCGGCAGCGAGGTCGGCGGCGTCGAGCAGGCGGGCGAGGTCGTCGAGCGCGAGGCACAGCATGCCGAGCATGCCGTCGGTGCCGTTGACGAGGGCGAGGCCCTCCTTCTCGGCGAGGACGACGGGCTCGATGCCCGC harbors:
- the hutU gene encoding urocanate hydratase, with the translated sequence MTGPGTSGPRPVRAHRGTQLHTKGWQQEAVLRMLQNNLDPEVAEHPDALVVYGGTGKAARSWAAYDAIVRTLETLEDDETMLVQSGKPVGVLRTHERAPRVLIANSNLVGDWATWPEFRRLEAEGLMMYGQMTAGSWIYIGTQGILQGTYETFGAVARALGRDSLAGTITLTAGLGGMGGAQPLAVTMNDGVAICVEVDASRIQRRIEHRYLDELADSVEDAVERAVRARDEGRALSIGVLGNAAEAFPALLAMGAPIDVVTDQTSAHDPLAYLPLEVAFEDWDAARTRDPETFVAQARAAMARHVEAMVGFQDAGAEVFDYGNSIRAEAQLGGYDRAFAFPGFVPAYIRPLFAHGKGPFRWVALSGDPEDIRRTDAAILELFGDDAHLRRWIEMAGERIHFQGLPARICWLGAEQRHLAGLRFNAMVASGELSAPIVIGRDHLDSGSVASPYRETEAMKDGSDAIADWPLLNALTATASGASWVSIHHGGGVGIGRSIHAGQVTVADGTQLAAERLEAVLRNDPAMGVLRHADAGYEEAETFAAEHGIRIPMRES
- the hutH gene encoding histidine ammonia-lyase — protein: MVEIVIGAGPLAVADVVAVARRGARVRIHPSALEAVAETRGIVDALADDTSPHYGISTGFGALATTAIAPADRTRLQQSLIRSHAASSGAPVEDEVVRALMLLRLRTLATGRTGVRPIVVETYAAMLDAGIHPVVGEYGSLGCSGDLAPLSHVALALMGEGDVRVDGVVRPAAEALAAAGIEPVVLAEKEGLALVNGTDGMLGMLCLALDDLARLLDAADLAAAMSVEGLLGTDAPFAADLQALRPHAGQAASAARIRGLLAGSPIVASHAGPEDTRVQDAYSLRCAPQVHGTARDTADHATRVAEVELVSAIDNPVVTLDGRIVSNGNFHGAPVAAVLDFLAIVVADVASMSERRTDRFLDPARSHGLPPFLAAEPGVDSGLMIAQYTQAGIVSELKRLAMPASVDSIPSSAMQEDHVSMGWGAARKLRRAIDGLEQVLAIELMTAARGIELRDAAPGERTGAVIAAIREHVPGAGADRFLAPDVAAVRSLVASGAVLEAARIHDLAPAAADAHGRSDR